In Lacrimispora indolis DSM 755, a genomic segment contains:
- a CDS encoding AbgT family transporter, whose protein sequence is MSINPGKEKKAFRMPHLFWIMMALLLFACLLTYIVPAGEFAVDGNGKIMGEQFIYKGSQSPVSPWRMLQLVLNGLNESGLVIWTVLISGAMTAVVMTTGAIDELLNWAIYKLKDSNENILISILFILMVYLGAFGGTDALIAVVPIGVIFCKKLKLDSICAIGVTSYATLLGFGTGPTKQFVTQMMMDVPVYGAFFTMFISMNIFLALGLFFLLRYIRRIRKDPKKSLMWSEGWNPDSVVVTEEDEQKLVAGTSLSIRSILIMFIFLAQYGVIVAYPLMGGNTAYLMHLMTALALLVAIICGFIGRFSFDKIGDEIVKGLQGLVFVGFVIGLARVMSLVLTEGYVIHTLVYGLTRPLMGLNRSVSSIAMTAIISVINLLIPSATSKAAILVPILKPIAETLRMDPNLAVQAFQYGDGFTNMISPFLGWTVGSCVMAGVPFPKWFKWVIPKVIAFMLLSFVMMFILTESGWVAF, encoded by the coding sequence ATGAGTATAAATCCTGGTAAAGAAAAGAAGGCATTTCGGATGCCACACCTGTTTTGGATTATGATGGCTCTTCTTCTGTTTGCTTGCTTATTGACTTATATTGTGCCGGCAGGCGAGTTTGCTGTGGATGGCAATGGAAAGATTATGGGAGAGCAATTTATTTACAAGGGCAGCCAAAGCCCGGTTTCACCTTGGCGTATGCTGCAGTTGGTTCTAAATGGATTGAATGAATCTGGTTTGGTTATCTGGACAGTATTGATATCCGGTGCAATGACAGCAGTTGTTATGACAACAGGTGCCATTGATGAGCTCCTCAATTGGGCTATTTATAAGCTCAAAGATTCCAATGAAAACATCCTCATTTCCATTTTGTTTATCCTGATGGTTTATCTGGGTGCATTTGGAGGGACCGATGCATTGATTGCAGTAGTACCTATTGGTGTTATTTTCTGTAAAAAGCTGAAACTTGATTCGATCTGTGCTATTGGTGTTACCAGTTATGCAACCTTGTTAGGTTTTGGTACTGGTCCTACAAAGCAGTTTGTAACGCAAATGATGATGGATGTACCTGTTTACGGAGCCTTTTTCACAATGTTTATCAGTATGAATATTTTTCTGGCATTGGGGCTATTTTTTCTGCTTCGTTATATAAGACGTATTCGTAAGGATCCGAAAAAATCTTTGATGTGGAGTGAAGGCTGGAATCCTGACAGTGTAGTGGTTACTGAAGAAGATGAGCAGAAGCTGGTGGCTGGAACAAGTCTATCCATACGCTCAATTCTAATTATGTTTATATTCCTGGCTCAATACGGTGTTATCGTAGCATATCCCCTTATGGGTGGAAATACTGCATATCTGATGCACCTGATGACAGCATTAGCTTTATTGGTTGCTATAATCTGTGGTTTTATAGGCAGATTCTCTTTTGATAAAATTGGTGATGAGATTGTGAAAGGACTGCAAGGTCTGGTATTTGTTGGTTTTGTCATTGGTCTGGCTCGCGTCATGTCACTGGTATTAACCGAAGGGTACGTAATACATACACTCGTTTATGGGCTCACGCGCCCGCTGATGGGTTTAAACCGCTCCGTATCTTCCATTGCAATGACCGCAATTATCTCTGTTATCAATTTGTTAATTCCGTCTGCAACATCGAAGGCAGCGATATTGGTTCCTATTTTGAAACCAATTGCTGAGACTTTGCGTATGGATCCCAATCTGGCGGTGCAGGCATTCCAGTACGGAGACGGCTTTACGAATATGATTTCACCTTTCCTGGGATGGACGGTTGGTTCTTGTGTTATGGCAGGTGTTCCATTCCCTAAATGGTTTAAGTGGGTAATACCAAAAGTTATTGCTTTTATGCTTCTTTCTTTTGTAATGATGTTTATTCTGACCGAATCTGGTTGGGTTGCGTTTTGA
- a CDS encoding MalY/PatB family protein yields MKYNFDEMIDRSGTFAAKLDAMPEGAVEGSLSVWVADMDFACAQPILDALHARIDKKIFGYTMYSNDELSNAVTGWFRRNYDWEIPKEDIFFSPGVVPTLAFLLNILTEEGDGVIIQRPVYYPFTNKITSNGRRVCNSSLLYEADGYKMDFADLEEKFSDPEIKGMILCSPHNPVGRVWSNTELRQLVDIAKKYNKWIISDEIHMDLTRKGVTHTPLLKVAPDYADQIVVCTAPSKTFNMAGMQISNIIISNKDWQQKWTDLVEGKYSVNMANPFGIVATIAAYNEGQEWLDQLRDYLDNNIELIEDYLKKYLPKAKMFVPEATYLVWIDLNAYESDPQKLEYNMQKKAKIAFDEGYIFGEEGNGFERINIAMPSSRVLECLDRMTAVLNTID; encoded by the coding sequence ATGAAATATAATTTTGATGAAATGATTGATCGCAGCGGCACTTTCGCAGCGAAACTAGATGCGATGCCAGAAGGGGCTGTGGAGGGTTCTCTTTCAGTATGGGTAGCCGATATGGACTTTGCCTGTGCTCAACCTATTTTAGATGCACTGCATGCCCGTATTGATAAAAAGATATTTGGTTATACCATGTACAGCAATGATGAGTTATCTAATGCAGTTACCGGTTGGTTTCGCCGCAATTATGATTGGGAGATACCGAAAGAAGATATTTTCTTCAGCCCCGGTGTGGTGCCAACACTTGCTTTTCTATTAAATATATTGACAGAAGAGGGAGACGGAGTGATTATTCAGCGCCCGGTTTACTACCCGTTTACGAATAAGATCACAAGCAACGGGCGCCGGGTTTGCAACAGCTCACTTTTGTACGAGGCTGACGGCTACAAAATGGATTTTGCCGATCTTGAAGAGAAATTTTCTGATCCTGAAATAAAGGGCATGATTTTATGCAGTCCACACAATCCGGTTGGACGTGTCTGGTCTAATACCGAATTGCGTCAGCTAGTAGATATTGCAAAAAAATATAATAAGTGGATTATTTCGGATGAAATCCATATGGATCTGACACGGAAAGGAGTCACTCATACGCCTCTTTTAAAAGTGGCTCCCGATTATGCGGATCAGATTGTGGTTTGTACGGCACCTTCCAAAACCTTTAACATGGCAGGGATGCAAATATCCAATATCATTATTTCTAATAAAGACTGGCAGCAGAAATGGACGGATCTGGTTGAGGGAAAATACTCAGTAAATATGGCGAATCCCTTTGGAATAGTGGCAACCATTGCGGCTTATAACGAAGGACAGGAATGGCTGGATCAGCTTCGGGACTATCTGGACAATAATATTGAACTGATAGAGGACTATTTGAAAAAGTATTTACCGAAGGCCAAAATGTTTGTGCCGGAAGCAACCTATCTGGTTTGGATTGACCTGAATGCTTATGAAAGCGATCCCCAAAAACTTGAGTATAATATGCAAAAGAAAGCCAAAATTGCATTTGATGAAGGTTATATTTTTGGTGAAGAGGGGAATGGTTTTGAGCGTATCAATATTGCTATGCCAAGCAGTAGGGTGTTGGAATGTCTTGACAGAATGACGGCAGTTTTAAATACAATTGATTAG
- a CDS encoding dihydroxyacetone kinase subunit DhaK codes for MKKMINSADTFVQDTMEGIICAYGDKLKLLHNDFQVLVSNYPASKGKVGVVTAGGSGHLPVFLGYVGKGLLDGCAVGEVFASPAAAKMADMIRACDRGSGVLCLYGNYNGDRFNFTMACEEVEFDDIQTKAVLVKDDVASSPAENAEKRRGVAGMVYAFKIAGAAADKMMNLEEVAAVTAKALDNIRSMGVALSPCIVPKAGKPTFTIAEDEIEIGMGIHGEAGIEVRKMMTADEIAETLVNVIIKDMPLEDGEEVSVLINGLGGTPLEEQFIVYKKVYQMLNALGVRIIMPHIGEYATSMEMAGLSITIFKLDQELKELLLAPAESPFYTNSNK; via the coding sequence ATGAAAAAGATGATTAACAGCGCGGATACATTTGTCCAGGATACCATGGAAGGTATTATCTGCGCATACGGTGATAAGTTAAAGCTGTTACATAATGATTTTCAGGTGCTGGTATCCAATTATCCCGCCAGCAAAGGAAAGGTGGGAGTGGTAACGGCCGGAGGAAGCGGCCATCTTCCGGTATTTTTAGGATATGTGGGAAAGGGATTGCTGGACGGCTGTGCGGTAGGGGAAGTATTCGCCTCCCCGGCGGCGGCTAAAATGGCCGATATGATCCGCGCCTGTGACAGGGGCAGCGGAGTGCTGTGCTTATATGGAAATTATAACGGCGACCGTTTTAATTTCACCATGGCCTGTGAGGAAGTGGAGTTTGATGACATTCAGACAAAAGCGGTGCTTGTAAAGGATGATGTTGCCAGCTCTCCAGCAGAAAATGCGGAGAAACGCAGGGGGGTTGCAGGCATGGTATATGCCTTTAAAATTGCGGGAGCCGCCGCGGATAAAATGATGAACCTTGAGGAAGTGGCAGCTGTAACTGCCAAAGCCCTGGACAACATCCGTTCCATGGGCGTTGCCTTATCTCCCTGCATCGTTCCAAAGGCAGGAAAGCCCACCTTTACCATTGCAGAGGATGAGATCGAGATCGGAATGGGAATCCATGGAGAAGCAGGCATTGAGGTAAGAAAAATGATGACTGCTGACGAGATTGCAGAAACCCTGGTAAATGTGATCATAAAGGATATGCCTTTAGAAGACGGGGAAGAAGTTTCTGTTTTGATCAACGGACTTGGGGGGACACCTTTAGAGGAGCAGTTCATTGTTTATAAAAAAGTATATCAGATGCTTAACGCTTTAGGAGTCAGGATAATAATGCCCCACATTGGAGAATATGCCACCTCTATGGAAATGGCCGGCCTTTCTATAACGATTTTCAAGCTGGATCAGGAATTAAAGGAATTGCTGCTGGCTCCGGCAGAATCTCCATTCTATACCAATTCAAATAAATAG
- a CDS encoding BglG family transcription antiterminator, giving the protein MKIGQRNCLILKEIVNHSASVTGKDLEAKLHLSRKQLEYGITRINEYLEEQQLPILERVNNGRILIPNEVIEQLDFNRLEQENQDVWLSKEEREDIIQLMLLTKQQELSLQHFIAELKASKNTVLADLKRLKDEMPGSSLQLTYSREKGYRLEGREYDLRQRLFLILRNILSGRGRQAMVFRMGKITAKQVEQMRNMTETIEGELKTRFTDEMFEVNRCFFILVLRRIRDGLVLDTVPETFRHMAGTKEYMVIKSCLSAEGVNSIYETMYFTAHIQSMRINSHLEAVAGQEEVYHAVEETISNFERIACICFENKDDTFHLLMNHSLPALYRIRYNFHIGPDISEYVLPAYQEVHDMVKKSVAPLEKLIGMSFPESELVYITLIFIAQTSREDEEEKTDRRPRAVVVCQNGVTVSHFLLTSLKRTFPEIDFLNYMSARQFDHYGEEFDLVFTTAPLKTSKKQFVIEPLMDKERRKKLRKNVFESLKNSGEIFPQVETILQIIKKHTNESVFQKLRMEIDSYMVQSDQGAGGKIEKRKPELKELLTISNIRIIKESMGWKEAIEFAAVPLLYKNIIKYQYVETIISNIIKYRQIMLIAEHVMIAHAGIDAGVYDVGFSMLLLPQTIMVNDYMEVKVIFVLATPDYESHLAALNQLINILEDEKKLAAMKEAKTADEILELL; this is encoded by the coding sequence ATGAAAATCGGCCAACGAAATTGCTTGATTTTGAAAGAAATTGTTAATCATAGTGCGTCTGTCACCGGAAAGGATCTGGAGGCAAAGCTGCATCTTTCCAGAAAACAACTGGAGTATGGAATTACTAGAATTAATGAATATCTGGAGGAACAGCAGCTGCCGATTCTGGAACGGGTAAACAATGGGAGGATCCTCATCCCAAATGAAGTGATTGAGCAGCTGGATTTCAACCGGCTGGAACAGGAAAATCAGGATGTCTGGCTGTCCAAGGAAGAGCGGGAGGATATTATTCAGCTGATGCTGCTGACAAAGCAGCAGGAACTGTCGCTGCAGCATTTTATTGCCGAATTAAAGGCCAGTAAAAATACGGTGCTGGCAGATTTAAAGCGATTAAAAGATGAAATGCCTGGTTCCAGCCTCCAGCTTACCTACAGCAGGGAAAAGGGGTATAGGCTGGAAGGCAGGGAATATGACCTAAGGCAGCGGCTGTTCCTTATACTGCGAAATATTTTGTCCGGAAGAGGGCGGCAGGCCATGGTTTTCCGGATGGGAAAAATCACCGCAAAGCAGGTAGAGCAAATGAGGAATATGACGGAAACCATCGAAGGGGAATTAAAAACCCGCTTTACCGATGAAATGTTCGAGGTGAACCGGTGCTTTTTTATCCTGGTTCTCAGGCGGATCCGGGACGGCCTGGTTTTAGACACGGTTCCGGAAACCTTCCGTCATATGGCAGGAACAAAGGAATATATGGTGATCAAATCCTGCCTGTCTGCCGAGGGTGTGAACAGTATTTATGAGACCATGTATTTTACCGCCCATATCCAGAGCATGAGAATTAACTCCCATTTAGAGGCTGTTGCAGGGCAGGAAGAGGTTTACCATGCTGTGGAGGAGACGATCAGCAATTTTGAGCGGATCGCCTGTATTTGCTTTGAAAATAAAGATGATACCTTCCATCTGCTGATGAACCACAGCCTTCCTGCCCTGTACCGTATCAGATATAATTTTCACATAGGTCCAGATATTTCAGAATATGTACTTCCTGCCTACCAGGAAGTACATGACATGGTGAAAAAGTCTGTGGCACCACTGGAGAAACTGATCGGAATGTCTTTTCCGGAAAGCGAGCTGGTTTATATCACCCTGATTTTTATTGCCCAGACCAGCAGAGAGGATGAGGAAGAGAAAACTGACAGACGCCCCCGTGCGGTGGTGGTGTGCCAGAACGGTGTTACCGTATCCCATTTTCTCCTGACCTCCTTAAAACGGACCTTTCCGGAAATCGACTTTTTAAACTATATGTCGGCGCGTCAATTTGATCACTATGGGGAAGAATTTGACCTGGTGTTTACAACGGCACCCTTAAAAACGTCAAAGAAGCAATTTGTGATCGAACCGCTGATGGACAAAGAAAGAAGAAAAAAACTTCGTAAAAATGTGTTTGAGAGTCTGAAAAATTCAGGAGAAATCTTTCCCCAGGTAGAAACCATACTTCAAATTATCAAGAAACACACAAATGAAAGCGTATTTCAGAAGCTCCGGATGGAAATTGACTCGTATATGGTACAGTCCGATCAGGGAGCAGGAGGAAAGATAGAAAAACGGAAACCGGAACTAAAGGAACTGCTGACAATCTCCAATATCCGGATCATTAAGGAAAGCATGGGCTGGAAAGAAGCCATAGAATTTGCAGCAGTGCCCCTGCTGTACAAAAATATCATCAAATACCAGTACGTTGAAACGATCATTTCCAATATCATCAAATACCGGCAGATTATGCTGATTGCAGAGCATGTTATGATCGCCCACGCGGGGATCGATGCAGGGGTATATGATGTGGGCTTCTCCATGCTTCTCCTGCCTCAGACCATTATGGTAAATGATTATATGGAGGTAAAGGTGATTTTTGTGTTGGCAACTCCGGATTATGAGAGCCATTTGGCAGCGTTAAACCAACTGATCAATATTTTAGAGGATGAAAAGAAGCTGGCAGCGATGAAAGAAGCTAAAACAGCAGATGAGATTCTGGAATTGCTGTAG
- a CDS encoding methylated-DNA--[protein]-cysteine S-methyltransferase codes for MYYSTFYQSPVGLMTLACDRDNLLGLWIEGQKYHGNTIPGEMTKRNDMPVFDTAKKWLDRYFSGEKPEISELPLGPIGGEFRQGVWNILCEIPYGKVITYGDIAKKMAVKMNRMSMSSQAVGGAVGHNPISIIIPCHRVVGSNGSLTGYAGGIGVKTKLLELEGVDTSLLFVPKKGTAL; via the coding sequence ATGTATTATTCTACATTTTACCAATCGCCTGTAGGGCTGATGACTCTGGCGTGCGACAGAGACAACCTTCTTGGCCTATGGATTGAAGGGCAAAAATATCATGGCAATACGATACCCGGAGAAATGACGAAAAGAAATGACATGCCGGTGTTTGATACTGCAAAGAAATGGCTGGACAGGTACTTTTCCGGAGAAAAGCCAGAGATTTCCGAATTGCCGCTAGGTCCCATTGGCGGGGAATTCCGCCAGGGCGTGTGGAATATATTATGTGAAATCCCATATGGTAAAGTTATTACTTATGGAGACATAGCAAAGAAAATGGCTGTAAAGATGAACAGGATGAGTATGTCCAGTCAAGCGGTAGGCGGTGCTGTCGGGCATAATCCTATTTCTATAATAATCCCCTGCCACCGGGTCGTGGGGTCAAACGGCAGCTTGACCGGATACGCCGGGGGCATCGGAGTAAAAACAAAATTACTCGAATTGGAGGGTGTGGATACCTCTCTCCTGTTTGTACCGAAAAAGGGGACTGCACTTTAA
- a CDS encoding histidine phosphatase family protein, which translates to MKLYLIRHGRQCDKRCNVDVSLSEEGIRQARLTGKRMKDWGIEMVYSSDMLRAKETAYHANQYWNVPHEIIPEFRELCFGQMEGLSDEEIQETFKDFKARQDEMKVDIPYPGGESATELVHRAMPRLMEVAEHHKGSVAIATHGVWIRAVLCHVLGIDMARWRTIGVTFENGSITELHYQKSKNKFTLERFNDYAHLDPYPELLRGAWGVEEN; encoded by the coding sequence TTGAAACTATATCTGATCCGGCATGGGCGGCAATGCGACAAACGGTGTAATGTGGATGTTTCCCTTTCGGAAGAAGGGATTCGTCAGGCCAGGCTTACCGGAAAACGAATGAAGGACTGGGGGATCGAAATGGTCTATTCCAGTGACATGCTTCGGGCAAAGGAAACCGCATACCATGCAAATCAATACTGGAATGTTCCCCATGAAATTATACCGGAATTCCGGGAGCTGTGCTTTGGTCAAATGGAAGGCCTGTCCGACGAAGAGATCCAGGAAACGTTTAAGGATTTTAAGGCAAGGCAGGATGAGATGAAGGTGGATATCCCCTATCCGGGTGGTGAATCAGCAACAGAGCTGGTTCATCGGGCAATGCCCCGGCTTATGGAGGTAGCAGAACATCATAAGGGGAGTGTTGCCATTGCAACCCATGGAGTATGGATCCGCGCAGTTCTATGCCATGTTCTCGGCATAGATATGGCAAGATGGAGGACCATTGGAGTCACCTTTGAGAATGGAAGCATTACGGAACTTCATTACCAAAAGAGTAAAAATAAGTTTACCTTGGAACGGTTTAATGATTATGCGCACCTGGATCCATATCCTGAGCTGCTTCGCGGTGCATGGGGAGTAGAGGAAAATTAG
- a CDS encoding M20 metallopeptidase family protein encodes MNIKKLFDAHENEIIENRRWFHKHPEVSFEEKETSERICKKLEAMGIPYEKLLPNYGIVATIEGQRKGKTLVLRADIDALPVTEETGLSFASEHSGRMHACGHDTHAAMLLGAAYVLNEVKEELCGTVKCVFQVAEEIGGGYQEVLDYLEKIGGVDGIIGLHIWSAIPEGQILLYPGAVFAGALGYTANITGKGGHGARPDLTCDPIKAACELALQFASIPSNFYDVLDHSVVNVGIIQAGTLGNIIPSEAMLRGGLRWYKDGGGEKILKLMKRMAEGIGIAHNVICELSVDGGVPPVMNNIPMLERAKTLLKDMEGLRISDQADPICAGDNYGYLVQAYPGFYGILGGGKSDEEVYPQHHPRFDVDEKAFRKGAEFMTRYAIDFLR; translated from the coding sequence ATGAATATCAAAAAATTATTTGATGCTCATGAAAATGAAATCATTGAAAACCGTCGTTGGTTTCACAAACACCCGGAGGTATCATTCGAAGAAAAAGAGACCTCTGAAAGAATTTGTAAGAAGTTAGAAGCGATGGGGATTCCTTACGAGAAATTGCTGCCCAATTACGGGATTGTGGCAACAATCGAGGGGCAAAGAAAAGGAAAAACACTTGTGCTTCGTGCGGACATTGATGCGTTGCCTGTCACCGAAGAAACAGGACTTTCTTTTGCATCTGAACATTCTGGCAGGATGCATGCTTGCGGGCATGATACTCATGCAGCTATGCTGCTTGGTGCCGCTTATGTACTCAATGAGGTGAAGGAAGAACTTTGCGGAACAGTTAAATGTGTTTTTCAGGTTGCGGAAGAAATTGGGGGCGGTTACCAGGAAGTATTAGATTATTTAGAAAAAATTGGCGGTGTGGATGGCATTATTGGTCTGCACATCTGGAGTGCGATACCGGAAGGGCAAATTTTGCTCTATCCTGGTGCTGTGTTTGCTGGTGCTTTGGGTTACACAGCAAATATTACCGGAAAAGGAGGGCATGGTGCCCGGCCGGATTTAACCTGTGATCCTATTAAAGCGGCCTGTGAACTGGCTCTTCAGTTTGCATCGATACCTTCCAATTTCTATGATGTTCTGGATCACTCTGTAGTAAATGTTGGTATTATTCAGGCGGGAACACTTGGCAACATCATTCCTTCTGAAGCGATGCTAAGAGGAGGGCTTCGCTGGTATAAAGATGGGGGAGGAGAGAAGATTCTGAAGCTCATGAAACGTATGGCAGAAGGGATCGGCATTGCGCATAATGTAATATGCGAACTCTCTGTTGATGGCGGTGTTCCGCCGGTAATGAATAATATACCAATGCTTGAACGGGCGAAAACACTTTTAAAAGATATGGAAGGTTTACGTATTTCAGATCAAGCGGATCCTATTTGTGCGGGCGACAATTATGGTTACTTGGTACAGGCTTATCCTGGGTTTTACGGTATCTTAGGCGGCGGTAAGAGTGATGAGGAAGTTTATCCTCAGCATCATCCCAGGTTTGATGTGGATGAAAAAGCCTTTCGAAAAGGAGCCGAATTTATGACCAGATATGCAATTGATTTCTTAAGATAA
- a CDS encoding class II aldolase/adducin family protein translates to MLETLKKDVCEIAKRAQRDGLCKHKSGNFSARDLETGYVVITPTSVDRELLTPRDMVVMDLDANVIENLSGLRPTSETLMHLMIYRQRPKAAAVAHTHSAYATAFALLNKPLPAVVYEVANLGLTKARVPVAPYGRPGTTGLAESVIESCLEADCFLLEKHGAVAVDERDIYEAFLKAAYIEELAELYYLALTAGGGKEPEGFMPEELQRWEYPKEISFPNAK, encoded by the coding sequence ATGCTTGAAACATTAAAAAAGGATGTGTGTGAAATAGCAAAACGTGCGCAGAGAGATGGATTATGCAAGCATAAATCCGGAAACTTCAGCGCACGGGATCTGGAGACCGGTTATGTGGTAATCACCCCCACCAGTGTGGACAGGGAATTACTGACTCCCAGGGATATGGTTGTCATGGACTTAGATGCCAATGTCATTGAAAATCTGTCCGGCTTAAGACCCACCAGCGAGACCCTGATGCATCTGATGATCTACCGCCAGAGGCCGAAAGCAGCGGCAGTCGCCCATACACACTCTGCCTATGCCACTGCATTTGCCTTGTTAAATAAGCCTCTTCCGGCGGTTGTATATGAAGTGGCTAATTTAGGGCTGACAAAGGCTCGTGTCCCTGTGGCCCCTTATGGACGGCCCGGAACCACAGGACTGGCGGAGAGCGTCATTGAAAGCTGTTTAGAAGCGGACTGCTTTTTGCTGGAAAAGCATGGTGCTGTTGCAGTGGATGAACGTGATATTTACGAAGCATTTTTAAAGGCAGCTTATATAGAAGAGCTGGCAGAATTATATTATCTTGCATTGACGGCAGGCGGTGGAAAAGAGCCGGAGGGCTTTATGCCGGAGGAGCTGCAAAGATGGGAATATCCCAAAGAGATTTCATTTCCCAATGCAAAATAA
- a CDS encoding dihydroxyacetone kinase subunit L, with protein MDQRSIKGIIEAISGEMLANRDYLVELDQVNGDGDLGISMDDGYRAVAEYLKTAEEKDLGRLMMACGKVFNASAPSSLGTITSFGFMGMAKALRGKEVVSFEEAAGAMLIGVENIMKKAESKVGEKTILDSLYPGVLALVKYASDPKTAVMEAVKAAAEGSEATKQMRAVHGRAAYSAERSIGILDGGSVVGKLIFKGIADYYEAK; from the coding sequence ATGGATCAAAGATCAATAAAGGGAATCATTGAGGCGATCAGCGGGGAAATGCTTGCAAACCGGGATTATTTGGTGGAACTGGACCAGGTAAACGGAGACGGGGATTTAGGGATTTCCATGGATGACGGCTACCGGGCAGTGGCAGAGTATTTAAAAACTGCTGAGGAAAAGGATCTTGGAAGGCTGATGATGGCATGCGGCAAGGTATTCAATGCCTCCGCCCCGTCTTCTCTGGGAACGATCACTTCCTTTGGCTTTATGGGAATGGCTAAGGCGCTGAGGGGAAAAGAAGTGGTGAGCTTTGAAGAAGCAGCAGGAGCAATGCTTATTGGAGTGGAAAACATCATGAAAAAGGCGGAATCAAAAGTGGGAGAAAAGACCATTCTGGATTCTCTGTATCCGGGAGTCCTTGCCCTGGTAAAGTATGCTTCTGATCCGAAGACAGCAGTAATGGAGGCAGTAAAAGCAGCAGCAGAAGGCTCAGAAGCAACAAAGCAGATGAGGGCAGTTCATGGACGTGCCGCATATTCGGCAGAGCGGAGCATCGGCATATTAGACGGTGGCTCTGTGGTGGGGAAGTTGATTTTTAAGGGGATTGCTGATTATTATGAGGCAAAGTAG
- a CDS encoding PTS galactitol transporter subunit IIC — MQMLANTVNFFLGLGAAVFVPVIIIIAGLIVKMKVKDAVSSGITLGVAFSGMSMLINYMTGVITPAATAMLKFSGIDLPITDGGWTTMSTISWSWPYAFLMFPLVIVINIIMLAMKKTDTFNADLWNVWGKIFTAVAVYYITRNVMAAFAVAAVQVVFELKSADFHQHRIEKLSGIPGVTCTHKMVFLAAPMYIVDCILRKIPGLNKSFNAEDLKEKLGIFAENHILGFLLGIIFGFLARYDLAGILTLGIQCATALTLFPVISKYFMQALEPISNAVSEFMQGKFADREMYVGLDWPFLGGANEIWLAVIWTVPVTLIMSFILPGNKILPFAGIINIAIAVPAYLVCRGNILRMLIQCTIFTPVFLWVGTAFAPFMTELANTTKAVELASGQMISNSSIDGPIFTYAFSHAVKALQGEFLPLIILVLWIVCFVLYSKSLIQEKKEDISA, encoded by the coding sequence ATGCAGATGTTAGCGAATACGGTTAATTTCTTTCTGGGGCTTGGGGCGGCTGTGTTTGTGCCGGTTATCATTATTATCGCCGGTTTGATTGTTAAGATGAAAGTAAAAGACGCTGTTTCATCAGGCATTACCCTTGGTGTGGCTTTCTCCGGAATGAGCATGCTGATCAACTATATGACCGGAGTGATCACACCGGCGGCAACCGCCATGTTAAAGTTTTCCGGCATTGATCTTCCCATTACCGATGGGGGCTGGACCACCATGTCAACCATATCCTGGTCCTGGCCTTATGCTTTTTTAATGTTTCCCCTGGTGATTGTGATCAATATTATCATGCTGGCAATGAAAAAGACGGATACCTTTAATGCGGATTTATGGAATGTATGGGGGAAAATTTTTACGGCAGTTGCAGTATATTACATAACCCGCAATGTCATGGCAGCATTTGCGGTTGCGGCGGTTCAGGTGGTGTTTGAATTGAAATCCGCTGATTTCCATCAGCACCGCATTGAAAAGCTTTCCGGCATTCCGGGAGTTACATGTACCCATAAGATGGTTTTTCTTGCGGCTCCTATGTATATTGTGGACTGTATACTGCGAAAGATCCCAGGCTTGAATAAATCCTTTAATGCAGAGGACTTAAAGGAGAAGCTGGGTATTTTTGCGGAAAATCACATTTTAGGCTTTCTTTTGGGAATCATTTTCGGATTTTTGGCAAGATATGACCTGGCAGGAATACTGACCCTTGGAATACAATGTGCCACCGCTTTGACCCTGTTCCCAGTAATTTCCAAATATTTCATGCAGGCCCTGGAGCCTATTTCCAATGCTGTTTCAGAATTCATGCAGGGTAAATTTGCGGACAGAGAAATGTATGTCGGACTGGACTGGCCGTTCCTTGGAGGTGCAAATGAAATATGGCTGGCCGTTATCTGGACAGTGCCTGTGACGCTGATTATGTCCTTTATCCTTCCCGGAAATAAGATCCTGCCCTTTGCCGGCATTATTAATATTGCAATTGCAGTGCCCGCGTACCTTGTATGCAGGGGAAACATCCTAAGGATGCTTATCCAATGTACCATTTTTACGCCTGTATTCTTGTGGGTCGGAACTGCATTTGCTCCCTTTATGACAGAACTGGCCAACACCACAAAGGCTGTGGAGCTTGCTTCCGGACAGATGATTTCCAACTCAAGCATTGACGGCCCTATATTTACTTATGCATTTTCACACGCAGTAAAGGCGCTGCAGGGAGAGTTTCTTCCTCTGATCATTCTGGTTCTGTGGATCGTATGCTTTGTTCTTTATTCAAAAAGCCTGATTCAGGAAAAAAAGGAAGATATATCCGCCTGA